Proteins encoded in a region of the Flammeovirga yaeyamensis genome:
- a CDS encoding SusD/RagB family nutrient-binding outer membrane lipoprotein — protein sequence MKKLKYIILLMLGTILASCTEDIMDEINKNPNNPTEVPSRLIITDAMNSSVVSVANGDYAIYASVFIEHQVGVFNQLYNTETRNDASVTSATTYNNAWVASYTTMRNLRDVIGKCSPGGSEDGNYHTLGIAQVLMAYNLAVVTDACGDVPWTEALDPTQFLRPNLDTQESIYEAVDQLLDDGIANLAKTSNFAALGAQDVIYGLQTDPTEYWTKFAYGLKARYAMRLVHKGKATYDDVLTNVGLSFASADEEAKYTYNGATSFNPFYLLFTQRDMYGSSKSLDSLNMNAADPRKAKYFVPHPDATDQVNPEFAPNGTPDQIQGRYGISSYFQDPVQTTYLMSYHELKFLEAEATERKGAGTGKTLAQAAITAAMTAAKIDAADITAYLTAIDGEAFDAKYILKEKYVAFYIVEPLEAYADYRRMQAMGEDDYIELLNPQPAKFPLRFTYGADDVNNNENVRKAQEKDNGQFVYTDPVWWASPN from the coding sequence ATGAAAAAACTAAAATATATAATTTTATTGATGTTAGGGACCATCCTTGCTTCATGTACTGAAGATATAATGGATGAAATCAATAAGAACCCCAATAACCCTACTGAAGTACCTTCAAGACTGATTATTACAGATGCAATGAACAGTTCTGTAGTATCAGTAGCCAATGGCGATTATGCAATTTATGCTTCTGTTTTTATCGAACATCAAGTGGGTGTATTTAATCAACTTTACAATACAGAAACACGTAATGATGCATCTGTAACTTCAGCGACAACCTACAATAATGCTTGGGTGGCTTCTTATACTACAATGAGAAACCTTAGAGATGTTATTGGAAAATGTTCTCCAGGTGGATCAGAAGATGGAAACTACCATACTTTGGGAATTGCTCAAGTATTAATGGCCTATAATTTAGCAGTGGTAACAGATGCTTGTGGTGATGTGCCTTGGACAGAAGCTTTAGATCCAACACAATTCTTGAGACCAAACTTAGATACTCAAGAGAGTATTTATGAAGCAGTCGATCAATTATTAGATGATGGTATTGCAAATCTTGCAAAAACATCGAATTTCGCCGCACTAGGTGCTCAAGATGTAATTTATGGTCTTCAAACCGATCCTACAGAATATTGGACAAAGTTTGCCTATGGCTTAAAAGCGAGATATGCAATGCGTTTGGTGCATAAAGGAAAAGCAACTTATGATGATGTACTTACAAATGTAGGTTTGTCTTTTGCTTCTGCAGATGAAGAGGCAAAGTATACTTACAATGGAGCAACATCATTTAACCCTTTCTATCTACTATTCACTCAAAGAGACATGTATGGATCGAGTAAAAGTTTAGACTCTTTGAATATGAATGCTGCAGATCCTCGAAAAGCGAAGTATTTTGTTCCTCACCCAGATGCAACAGATCAGGTAAATCCTGAATTTGCACCTAATGGAACGCCAGATCAAATTCAAGGTAGATACGGTATCTCATCTTATTTCCAAGATCCCGTTCAAACTACTTATCTAATGAGTTACCATGAATTGAAGTTCTTGGAAGCAGAAGCAACAGAACGAAAAGGTGCGGGTACTGGAAAAACTCTTGCTCAAGCAGCGATTACAGCAGCAATGACTGCAGCTAAAATTGACGCTGCTGATATTACAGCTTATCTCACAGCAATTGACGGTGAAGCATTTGATGCAAAGTACATTCTTAAAGAAAAATATGTTGCATTTTATATTGTAGAACCTCTAGAAGCGTATGCAGATTACAGAAGAATGCAAGCAATGGGAGAGGACGATTACATTGAGCTTTTAAACCCTCAACCAGCAAAATTCCCATTGCGATTTACGTATGGTGCTGATGATGTAAACAACAATGAAAATGTAAGAAAAGCACAAGAGAAAGATAATGGTCAATTCGTCTACACCGATCCTGTTTGGTGGGCAAGTCCTAATTAA